From Plectropomus leopardus isolate mb chromosome 4, YSFRI_Pleo_2.0, whole genome shotgun sequence, the proteins below share one genomic window:
- the unc93b1 gene encoding protein unc-93 homolog B1 isoform X2, whose translation MIEPSDQDELAVAGDRFLAPPNGGINELLNVGQEDNMQGQMEEFLGPQAEYDEEEEERKYYRRKRLGVIKNVLAASVGAMIVYSVYMGLLQMQLILHYDMTYREVKYSSLGLEDIDRKMLMGINVTPIIGLLYTPVLIRFLGTKWMMFLASGIYALFVSTNYWERYYTLVPSAVAIGVAIVPLWASLGNYITRMAQQYYEYVNYKEEHVLEQKKLPKGACHSYIIVFQSVFSIIFHLSFVFAEFPMRFVLNSYLQDNQHILYNVKSCGANISGVIPGFNTTVLTNLPRSMLLILVESVLMGFAFLAMIIFLVLCGAAYRPTEEIDLRSIGWGNIFQLPFKHLRDYRLRLLCPFFIYSGFEVLFAVTGFFLSYGVCVLGLKKLWLLILVYGLSCSIFSSLSLCLLHLQRWVCLAGGAAVHGVLLVALLALSLPADKPDEYEGPLLVISVLWGLGTALNKTGVSTLLGMLYAEDKERLDYVYTIYHWWQAIAIFIVYLWSNLPMRAKLSILLASLLLACYCYWVMEHRLAMKVPYRLPRIPRPRHKVKGYRYLEEDNSDESDSERSEEDDKEENEDEENGAAEDREEGSQDTGVQESPRARGRGAEGHCCRREGALVMEGGRETR comes from the exons ATG ATAGAGCCATCTGATCAAGACGAGTTGGCCGTGGCTGGTGATCGATTTCTAGCACCTCCCAATGGCGGCATTAATGAATTGCTCAATGTGGGACAAGAAGACAACATGCAGGGCCAG ATGGAGGAGTTTCTGGGTCCACAGGCAGAgtatgatgaggaggaggaggagaggaaatacTACAGGAGGAAGAGACTGGGAGTCATCAAGAATGTTCTTGCAGCCAGTGTTGGAGCCATGATTGTGTACAGTGTGTACATGG GCCTCCTGCAGATGCAGCTGATCCTCCATTATGATATGACCTACCGTGAGGTGAAGTACAGCAGCCTTGGTCTTGAAGACATCGACCGCAAGATGCTGATGGGCATCAATGTCACGCCCATCATAGGCCTGCTGTACACGCCTGTACTTATCAG GTTTCTAGGCACTAAGTGGATGATGTTCTTGGCCTCAGGAATCTATGCACTCTTTGTATCAACCAATTACTGGGAGAGGTACTACACCTTGGTTCCATCAGCTGTTGCCATTGGTGTGGCCATTGTGCCACTATGGGCTTCCTTAGGAAATTACATCACAAG gaTGGCGCAGCAGTACTATGAGTATGTCAACTATAAGGAAGAGCATGTGCTGGAGCAGAAGAAGCTCCCAAAAGGAGCATGCCATAGCTACATCATTGTCTTCCAGTCAGTCTTCTCTATTATTTTTCAT CTGAGTTTTGTCTTTGCGGAGTTCCCCATGCGCTTTGTCCTCAACAGTTACCTGCAAGACAACCAACACATTCTCTACAATGTCAAGTCCTGTG GAGCAAACATCAGTGGAGTGATCCCTGGCTTCAACACCACCGTGCTCACCAACCTGCCTCGCTCCATGCTGCTCATACTGGTGGAGAGTGTCCTCATGGGCTTCGCCTTCCTCGCCATGATCATC TTCCTTGTGCTGTGTGGTGCTGCATATCGCCCGACGGAAGAGATTGACCTTCGCAGTATTGGCTGGGGAAACATCTTCCAGCTGCCTTTCAAACACCTGAGAGACTATCGCCTGCGGCTGCTCTGCCCCTTCTTCATCTACAGTGGATTTGAAGTGCTGTTTGCTGTGACGGGATTCTTTCTG TCCTATGGTGTCTGTGTTTTGGGCCTGAAAAAACTGTGGCTCCTTATACTCGTTTATGGCCTCTCCTGCTCcatcttttcctccctctccctttgCCTCCTACACCTCCAGCGCTGGGTGTGTCTGGCGGGGGGCGCTGCTGTGCATGGGGTGCTGCTTGTGGCTCTCTTGGCGTTGTCTCTACCTGCTGACAAGCCAGATGAGTATGAGGGTCCTCTGCTGGTCATCTCTGTGCTATGGGGCCTCGGCACAGCCCTGAACAAGACGGGCGTCAGCA cTCTGCTCGGTATGCTGTATGCTGAGGACAAAGAACGTCTGGACTATGTCTATACCATCTATCACTGGTGGCAGGCCATCGCCATCTTCATAGTCTACCTCTGGTCGAACCTGCCTATGAGG GCCAAGCTCTCCATCCTGTTGGCCAGTTTATTGCTGGCCTGTTACTGTTATTGGGTGATGGAGCATCGGCTGGCCATGAAAGTGCCTTACAGACTGCCTCGCATCCCACGGCCACGGCACAAG gtcAAGGGCTACCGCTACCTAGAAGAGGATAACTCAGATGAGTCGGATTCAGAGAGAAGTGAGGAAGATGATAAGGAGGAGAATGAGGACGAAGAGAATGGggcagcagaggacagagaggaaggaagtCAAGACACAGGGGTCCAGGAATCACCCAGAGCCAGGGGGAGAGGTGCTGAGGGTCACTGCTGCAGACGGGAAGGTGCTCTtgtgatggagggagggagggaaacgCGTTAG
- the unc93b1 gene encoding protein unc-93 homolog B1 isoform X1, translating into MSWVPTYVRLAGRGGLSGLHLRITSGHGGARTPQIEPSDQDELAVAGDRFLAPPNGGINELLNVGQEDNMQGQMEEFLGPQAEYDEEEEERKYYRRKRLGVIKNVLAASVGAMIVYSVYMGLLQMQLILHYDMTYREVKYSSLGLEDIDRKMLMGINVTPIIGLLYTPVLIRFLGTKWMMFLASGIYALFVSTNYWERYYTLVPSAVAIGVAIVPLWASLGNYITRMAQQYYEYVNYKEEHVLEQKKLPKGACHSYIIVFQSVFSIIFHLSFVFAEFPMRFVLNSYLQDNQHILYNVKSCGANISGVIPGFNTTVLTNLPRSMLLILVESVLMGFAFLAMIIFLVLCGAAYRPTEEIDLRSIGWGNIFQLPFKHLRDYRLRLLCPFFIYSGFEVLFAVTGFFLSYGVCVLGLKKLWLLILVYGLSCSIFSSLSLCLLHLQRWVCLAGGAAVHGVLLVALLALSLPADKPDEYEGPLLVISVLWGLGTALNKTGVSTLLGMLYAEDKERLDYVYTIYHWWQAIAIFIVYLWSNLPMRAKLSILLASLLLACYCYWVMEHRLAMKVPYRLPRIPRPRHKVKGYRYLEEDNSDESDSERSEEDDKEENEDEENGAAEDREEGSQDTGVQESPRARGRGAEGHCCRREGALVMEGGRETR; encoded by the exons ATGAGCTGGGTTCCTACTTACGTCCGATTGGCTGGCCGAGGTGGCTTATCCGGCCTGCATTTAAGGATTACATCCGGTCATGGCGGCGCACGGACACCGCAG ATAGAGCCATCTGATCAAGACGAGTTGGCCGTGGCTGGTGATCGATTTCTAGCACCTCCCAATGGCGGCATTAATGAATTGCTCAATGTGGGACAAGAAGACAACATGCAGGGCCAG ATGGAGGAGTTTCTGGGTCCACAGGCAGAgtatgatgaggaggaggaggagaggaaatacTACAGGAGGAAGAGACTGGGAGTCATCAAGAATGTTCTTGCAGCCAGTGTTGGAGCCATGATTGTGTACAGTGTGTACATGG GCCTCCTGCAGATGCAGCTGATCCTCCATTATGATATGACCTACCGTGAGGTGAAGTACAGCAGCCTTGGTCTTGAAGACATCGACCGCAAGATGCTGATGGGCATCAATGTCACGCCCATCATAGGCCTGCTGTACACGCCTGTACTTATCAG GTTTCTAGGCACTAAGTGGATGATGTTCTTGGCCTCAGGAATCTATGCACTCTTTGTATCAACCAATTACTGGGAGAGGTACTACACCTTGGTTCCATCAGCTGTTGCCATTGGTGTGGCCATTGTGCCACTATGGGCTTCCTTAGGAAATTACATCACAAG gaTGGCGCAGCAGTACTATGAGTATGTCAACTATAAGGAAGAGCATGTGCTGGAGCAGAAGAAGCTCCCAAAAGGAGCATGCCATAGCTACATCATTGTCTTCCAGTCAGTCTTCTCTATTATTTTTCAT CTGAGTTTTGTCTTTGCGGAGTTCCCCATGCGCTTTGTCCTCAACAGTTACCTGCAAGACAACCAACACATTCTCTACAATGTCAAGTCCTGTG GAGCAAACATCAGTGGAGTGATCCCTGGCTTCAACACCACCGTGCTCACCAACCTGCCTCGCTCCATGCTGCTCATACTGGTGGAGAGTGTCCTCATGGGCTTCGCCTTCCTCGCCATGATCATC TTCCTTGTGCTGTGTGGTGCTGCATATCGCCCGACGGAAGAGATTGACCTTCGCAGTATTGGCTGGGGAAACATCTTCCAGCTGCCTTTCAAACACCTGAGAGACTATCGCCTGCGGCTGCTCTGCCCCTTCTTCATCTACAGTGGATTTGAAGTGCTGTTTGCTGTGACGGGATTCTTTCTG TCCTATGGTGTCTGTGTTTTGGGCCTGAAAAAACTGTGGCTCCTTATACTCGTTTATGGCCTCTCCTGCTCcatcttttcctccctctccctttgCCTCCTACACCTCCAGCGCTGGGTGTGTCTGGCGGGGGGCGCTGCTGTGCATGGGGTGCTGCTTGTGGCTCTCTTGGCGTTGTCTCTACCTGCTGACAAGCCAGATGAGTATGAGGGTCCTCTGCTGGTCATCTCTGTGCTATGGGGCCTCGGCACAGCCCTGAACAAGACGGGCGTCAGCA cTCTGCTCGGTATGCTGTATGCTGAGGACAAAGAACGTCTGGACTATGTCTATACCATCTATCACTGGTGGCAGGCCATCGCCATCTTCATAGTCTACCTCTGGTCGAACCTGCCTATGAGG GCCAAGCTCTCCATCCTGTTGGCCAGTTTATTGCTGGCCTGTTACTGTTATTGGGTGATGGAGCATCGGCTGGCCATGAAAGTGCCTTACAGACTGCCTCGCATCCCACGGCCACGGCACAAG gtcAAGGGCTACCGCTACCTAGAAGAGGATAACTCAGATGAGTCGGATTCAGAGAGAAGTGAGGAAGATGATAAGGAGGAGAATGAGGACGAAGAGAATGGggcagcagaggacagagaggaaggaagtCAAGACACAGGGGTCCAGGAATCACCCAGAGCCAGGGGGAGAGGTGCTGAGGGTCACTGCTGCAGACGGGAAGGTGCTCTtgtgatggagggagggagggaaacgCGTTAG
- the timm10 gene encoding mitochondrial import inner membrane translocase subunit Tim10, translated as MDPMKAQQLAAELEVEMMADMYNRMTNACHRKCVPPHYKEAELTKGESVCLDRCVAKYLDLHERLGRKLTELSVQDEELMRKAAVGSG; from the exons ATGGATCCCATGAAGGCGCAGCAGCTGGCGGCTGAGCTGGAGGTGGAAATGATGGCCGACATGTATAACcg AATGACCAACGCCTGCCACAGGAAGTGTGTACCTCCACATTATAAGGAGGCAGAGCTGACAAAGGGTGAGTCAGTGTGCCTGGATCGCTGTGTGGCCAAATACCTGGACCTTCATGAGAGGCTGGGACGAAAGCTGACAGAGCTCTCTGTTCAGGATGAGGAACTGATGAGGAAGGCAGCTGTGGGCAGTGGATAG